In Drosophila santomea strain STO CAGO 1482 chromosome 2L, Prin_Dsan_1.1, whole genome shotgun sequence, a single window of DNA contains:
- the LOC120446031 gene encoding guanine nucleotide-binding protein subunit beta-like protein → MSETLQLRGTLVGHNGWVTQIATNPKDPDTIISASRDKTLIVWKLTRDEHTNYGYPQKRLYGHSHFISDVVLSSDGNYALSGSWDQTLRLWDLAAGKTTRRFEGHTKDVLSVAFSADNRQIVSGSRDKTIKLWNTLAECKFTIQEDGHTDWVSCVRFSPNHSNPIIVSCGWDRTVKVWNLANCKLKNNHHGHNGYLNTVTVSPDGSLCTSGGKDSKALLWDLNDGKNLYTLEHNDIINALCFSPNRYWLCVAYGPSIKIWDLACKKTVEELRPEVVSPGSPGDQPQCLSLAWSTDGQTLFAGYSDNTIRVWQVSVSAH, encoded by the exons ATGTCCGAGACCCTGCAATTGCGCGGTACCCTCGTTGGCCACAATGGATGGGTCACCCAGATCGCCACCAACCCCAAGGATCCCGACACCATCATCTCGGCCTCCCGTG ACAAGACCCTGATCGTGTGGAAGCTGACCCGCGATGAGCACACCAACTACGGTTACCCCCAGAAGCGTCTCTACGGACACTCGCACTTCATCAGCGACGTGGTGCTGTCCTCCGATGGCAACTACGCCCTGTCCGGATCCTGGGATCAGACTCTTCGCCTGTGGGATTTGGCCGCCGGCAAGACCACCCGTCGCTTCGAGGGACACACCAAG GACGTTTTGTCGGTTGCCTTCTCGGCCGATAACCGTCAGATCGTGTCCGGCTCCCGGGACAAGACCATCAAGCTGTGGAACACCCTGGCTGAGTGCAAGTTCACCATCCAGGAGGATGGCCACACCGACTGGGTGTCGTGCGTGCGCTTCTCGCCCAACCACTCCAACCCGATCATCGTGTCCTGCGGCTGGGATCGCACCGTCAAGGTCTGGaacttggccaactgcaaGTTGAAGAACAACCACCACGGTCACAACGGCTACCTGAACACCGTGACCGTCTCGCCCGATGGCTCCCTGTGCACCTCCGGTGGCAAGGACTCCAAGGCCCTGCTGTGGGACCTCAATGACGGCAAGAACCTGTACACCCTGGAGCACAACGACATCATCAACGCCCTGTGCTTCTCGCCCAACCGCTACTGGCTGTGCGTGGCCTACGGACCCTCGATCAAGATCTGGGATCTGGCATGCAAGAAGACCGTCGAGGAGCTGCGCCCCGAGGTCGTCTCTCCCGGCTCCCCTGGCGATCAGCCCCAGTGCCTGTCCCTGGCCTGGTCCACCGACGGCCAGACCCTGTTCGCCGGCTACTCCGACAACACCATCCGCGTCTGGCAGGTGTCTGTTTCGGCTCACTAA
- the LOC120446001 gene encoding protein phosphatase 1L isoform X2, whose amino-acid sequence MDHRYRRSLRSSAEKPTSSTKVKSRNQAPAENTDSPAFPMDDELEDKVFYQTYVSHMKILSKFAVGFSSINSPLAYIWKLCRLYVLRPEVIFCGLILFVLLLYLQAVDVWSRSILGRIQATLGRQKAVKMMELSASAGDHQSWEELKQQSSAFAVLGRRPRMEDRFIIEENINNNTGISFFAVFDGHGGEFAADFAKDVLVKNIYNKIIEMSKLLKTEGLSGDYDKSPYLARKQSRKESNKENTEPTAAVMRKDSLRKAHSTTADCSAIKQKTTEASIADIYVVQLNSAMRASGNMGSAKESFLNNNNNAQNGAGNAPPPNYEAKCYIENGRINFGKLITDEIMSADYKLVEQAKRATNIAGTTALIAIVQGSKLIVANVGDSRGVMYDWRGIAIPLSFDHKPQQVRERKRIHDAGGFIAFRGVWRVAGVLATSRALGDYPLKDKNLVIATPDILTFELNDHKPHFLILASDGLWDTFSNEEACTFVQEHLKEPDFGAKSLAMESYKRGSVDNITVLVIVFKNDVYKIGSSTGRAGEESLKVPAKSQPVAPAVVQRSNSIKTK is encoded by the exons ATGGATCACCGTTACAGAAGATCGTTAAGGAGCTCAGCAG AGAAGCCCACTTCAAGCACAAAGGTCAAG AGCAGAAATCAAGCGCCAGCAGAGAATACAGATAGCCCGGCATTTCCCATGGACGACGAACTGGAAGATAAGGTGTTCTATCAGACATACGTATCGCACATGAAAATCCTGTCCAAATTTGCGGTGGGCTTCTCGTCCATCAACTCCCCGCTGGCCTACATATGGAAGCTGTGCCGACTGTATGTCCTGCGGCCGGAGGTCATCTTCTGCGGCTTGATCCTCTTCGTCCTGTTGCTCTATTTGCAAGCGGTAGATGTGTGGAGTCGCAGCATCCTGGGACGCATCCAGGCCACCCTCGGCCGCCAGAAGGCCGTCAAGATGATGGAGCTGTCGGCCAGCGCTGGTGATCACCAGAGCTGGGAGGAGCTGAAGCAGCAGAGCTCCGCTTTCGCGGTCCTGGGAAGAAGGCCTCGCATGGAGGATAG ATTTATTATCGAGGagaacatcaacaacaacactgGAATTTCGTTCTTTGCTGTTTTTGACGGTCATGGCGGCGAGTTTGCCGCTGACTTCGCCAAGGATGTGCTGGTGAAGAACATCTACAACAAGATTATCGAGATGTCCAAGCTGCTGAAGACGGAAGGACTTTCCGGAGATTACGATAAGAGTCCCTATTTGGCGCGCAAGCAGAGTCGCAAGGAATCGAACAAGGAGAACACAGAACCCACGGCAGCGGTCATGCGAAAGGATAGTCTAAGGAAGGCCCATAGCACCACGGCGGATTGCAGCGCTATTAAACAAAAGACAACCGAGGCATCCATTGCCGACATTTACGTAGTGCAATTGAACTCGGCGATGAGGGCCAGTGGGAATATGGGGTCCGCCAAGGAGTCCTTCctcaacaacaataacaatgcaCAGAACGGAGCGGGCAATGCGCCACCTCCAAACTACGAAGCCAAGTGCTACATCGAAAACGGACGTATTAACTTTGGGAAACTGATCACGGACGAGATCATGTCGGCCGACTACAAGCTTGTGGAGCAGGCCAAGAGAGCG ACCAACATTGCGGGAACCACCGCTCTAATAGCAATAGTGCAAGGCTCCAAGCTGATTGTGGCCAATGTGGGTGATTCCCGCGGCGTCATGTACGACTGGCGGGGTATCGCCATACCGCTTTCCTTCGATCACAAGCCGCAGCAGGTGCGAGAACGAAAGAGGATCCACGATGCTGGCGGATTCATCGCCTTTCGAGGCGTTTGGCGCGTGGCCGGCGTGTTGGCCACGTCACGTGCTCTAGGGGACTACCCGCTTAAAGATAAG AATCTGGTGATTGCTACGCCGGACATTTTGACCTTCGAGCTGAATGATCACAA ACCCCACTTTCTGATACTGGCCTCCGATGGCCTTTGGGACACGTTCAGCAACGAGGAGGCCTGCACCTTTGTCCAGGAGCATCTGAAAGAGCCGGACTTTGGCGCCAAATCTCTTGCCATGGAGTCCTATAAACGTGGCTCCGTGGACAACATCACCGTGCTGGTGATCGTCTTCAAGAACGATGTCTACAAGATTGGCAGCTCAACGGGAAGGGCGGGAGAAGAATCCCTAAAAGTCCCAGCCAAATCTCAACCAGTTGCGCCTGCAGTTGTGCAACGCTCGAATTCaatcaaaaccaaatga
- the LOC120446001 gene encoding protein phosphatase 1L isoform X5 — translation MDHRYRRSLRSSADVWSRSILGRIQATLGRQKAVKMMELSASAGDHQSWEELKQQSSAFAVLGRRPRMEDRFIIEENINNNTGISFFAVFDGHGGEFAADFAKDVLVKNIYNKIIEMSKLLKTEGLSGDYDKSPYLARKQSRKESNKENTEPTAAVMRKDSLRKAHSTTADCSAIKQKTTEASIADIYVVQLNSAMRASGNMGSAKESFLNNNNNAQNGAGNAPPPNYEAKCYIENGRINFGKLITDEIMSADYKLVEQAKRATNIAGTTALIAIVQGSKLIVANVGDSRGVMYDWRGIAIPLSFDHKPQQVRERKRIHDAGGFIAFRGVWRVAGVLATSRALGDYPLKDKNLVIATPDILTFELNDHKPHFLILASDGLWDTFSNEEACTFVQEHLKEPDFGAKSLAMESYKRGSVDNITVLVIVFKNDVYKIGSSTGRAGEESLKVPAKSQPVAPAVVQRSNSIKTK, via the exons ATGGATCACCGTTACAGAAGATCGTTAAGGAGCTCAGCAG ATGTGTGGAGTCGCAGCATCCTGGGACGCATCCAGGCCACCCTCGGCCGCCAGAAGGCCGTCAAGATGATGGAGCTGTCGGCCAGCGCTGGTGATCACCAGAGCTGGGAGGAGCTGAAGCAGCAGAGCTCCGCTTTCGCGGTCCTGGGAAGAAGGCCTCGCATGGAGGATAG ATTTATTATCGAGGagaacatcaacaacaacactgGAATTTCGTTCTTTGCTGTTTTTGACGGTCATGGCGGCGAGTTTGCCGCTGACTTCGCCAAGGATGTGCTGGTGAAGAACATCTACAACAAGATTATCGAGATGTCCAAGCTGCTGAAGACGGAAGGACTTTCCGGAGATTACGATAAGAGTCCCTATTTGGCGCGCAAGCAGAGTCGCAAGGAATCGAACAAGGAGAACACAGAACCCACGGCAGCGGTCATGCGAAAGGATAGTCTAAGGAAGGCCCATAGCACCACGGCGGATTGCAGCGCTATTAAACAAAAGACAACCGAGGCATCCATTGCCGACATTTACGTAGTGCAATTGAACTCGGCGATGAGGGCCAGTGGGAATATGGGGTCCGCCAAGGAGTCCTTCctcaacaacaataacaatgcaCAGAACGGAGCGGGCAATGCGCCACCTCCAAACTACGAAGCCAAGTGCTACATCGAAAACGGACGTATTAACTTTGGGAAACTGATCACGGACGAGATCATGTCGGCCGACTACAAGCTTGTGGAGCAGGCCAAGAGAGCG ACCAACATTGCGGGAACCACCGCTCTAATAGCAATAGTGCAAGGCTCCAAGCTGATTGTGGCCAATGTGGGTGATTCCCGCGGCGTCATGTACGACTGGCGGGGTATCGCCATACCGCTTTCCTTCGATCACAAGCCGCAGCAGGTGCGAGAACGAAAGAGGATCCACGATGCTGGCGGATTCATCGCCTTTCGAGGCGTTTGGCGCGTGGCCGGCGTGTTGGCCACGTCACGTGCTCTAGGGGACTACCCGCTTAAAGATAAG AATCTGGTGATTGCTACGCCGGACATTTTGACCTTCGAGCTGAATGATCACAA ACCCCACTTTCTGATACTGGCCTCCGATGGCCTTTGGGACACGTTCAGCAACGAGGAGGCCTGCACCTTTGTCCAGGAGCATCTGAAAGAGCCGGACTTTGGCGCCAAATCTCTTGCCATGGAGTCCTATAAACGTGGCTCCGTGGACAACATCACCGTGCTGGTGATCGTCTTCAAGAACGATGTCTACAAGATTGGCAGCTCAACGGGAAGGGCGGGAGAAGAATCCCTAAAAGTCCCAGCCAAATCTCAACCAGTTGCGCCTGCAGTTGTGCAACGCTCGAATTCaatcaaaaccaaatga
- the LOC120446001 gene encoding protein phosphatase 1L isoform X1 produces the protein MDHRYRRSLRSSAVAEKPTSSTKVKSRNQAPAENTDSPAFPMDDELEDKVFYQTYVSHMKILSKFAVGFSSINSPLAYIWKLCRLYVLRPEVIFCGLILFVLLLYLQAVDVWSRSILGRIQATLGRQKAVKMMELSASAGDHQSWEELKQQSSAFAVLGRRPRMEDRFIIEENINNNTGISFFAVFDGHGGEFAADFAKDVLVKNIYNKIIEMSKLLKTEGLSGDYDKSPYLARKQSRKESNKENTEPTAAVMRKDSLRKAHSTTADCSAIKQKTTEASIADIYVVQLNSAMRASGNMGSAKESFLNNNNNAQNGAGNAPPPNYEAKCYIENGRINFGKLITDEIMSADYKLVEQAKRATNIAGTTALIAIVQGSKLIVANVGDSRGVMYDWRGIAIPLSFDHKPQQVRERKRIHDAGGFIAFRGVWRVAGVLATSRALGDYPLKDKNLVIATPDILTFELNDHKPHFLILASDGLWDTFSNEEACTFVQEHLKEPDFGAKSLAMESYKRGSVDNITVLVIVFKNDVYKIGSSTGRAGEESLKVPAKSQPVAPAVVQRSNSIKTK, from the exons ATGGATCACCGTTACAGAAGATCGTTAAGGAGCTCAGCAG TTGCAGAGAAGCCCACTTCAAGCACAAAGGTCAAG AGCAGAAATCAAGCGCCAGCAGAGAATACAGATAGCCCGGCATTTCCCATGGACGACGAACTGGAAGATAAGGTGTTCTATCAGACATACGTATCGCACATGAAAATCCTGTCCAAATTTGCGGTGGGCTTCTCGTCCATCAACTCCCCGCTGGCCTACATATGGAAGCTGTGCCGACTGTATGTCCTGCGGCCGGAGGTCATCTTCTGCGGCTTGATCCTCTTCGTCCTGTTGCTCTATTTGCAAGCGGTAGATGTGTGGAGTCGCAGCATCCTGGGACGCATCCAGGCCACCCTCGGCCGCCAGAAGGCCGTCAAGATGATGGAGCTGTCGGCCAGCGCTGGTGATCACCAGAGCTGGGAGGAGCTGAAGCAGCAGAGCTCCGCTTTCGCGGTCCTGGGAAGAAGGCCTCGCATGGAGGATAG ATTTATTATCGAGGagaacatcaacaacaacactgGAATTTCGTTCTTTGCTGTTTTTGACGGTCATGGCGGCGAGTTTGCCGCTGACTTCGCCAAGGATGTGCTGGTGAAGAACATCTACAACAAGATTATCGAGATGTCCAAGCTGCTGAAGACGGAAGGACTTTCCGGAGATTACGATAAGAGTCCCTATTTGGCGCGCAAGCAGAGTCGCAAGGAATCGAACAAGGAGAACACAGAACCCACGGCAGCGGTCATGCGAAAGGATAGTCTAAGGAAGGCCCATAGCACCACGGCGGATTGCAGCGCTATTAAACAAAAGACAACCGAGGCATCCATTGCCGACATTTACGTAGTGCAATTGAACTCGGCGATGAGGGCCAGTGGGAATATGGGGTCCGCCAAGGAGTCCTTCctcaacaacaataacaatgcaCAGAACGGAGCGGGCAATGCGCCACCTCCAAACTACGAAGCCAAGTGCTACATCGAAAACGGACGTATTAACTTTGGGAAACTGATCACGGACGAGATCATGTCGGCCGACTACAAGCTTGTGGAGCAGGCCAAGAGAGCG ACCAACATTGCGGGAACCACCGCTCTAATAGCAATAGTGCAAGGCTCCAAGCTGATTGTGGCCAATGTGGGTGATTCCCGCGGCGTCATGTACGACTGGCGGGGTATCGCCATACCGCTTTCCTTCGATCACAAGCCGCAGCAGGTGCGAGAACGAAAGAGGATCCACGATGCTGGCGGATTCATCGCCTTTCGAGGCGTTTGGCGCGTGGCCGGCGTGTTGGCCACGTCACGTGCTCTAGGGGACTACCCGCTTAAAGATAAG AATCTGGTGATTGCTACGCCGGACATTTTGACCTTCGAGCTGAATGATCACAA ACCCCACTTTCTGATACTGGCCTCCGATGGCCTTTGGGACACGTTCAGCAACGAGGAGGCCTGCACCTTTGTCCAGGAGCATCTGAAAGAGCCGGACTTTGGCGCCAAATCTCTTGCCATGGAGTCCTATAAACGTGGCTCCGTGGACAACATCACCGTGCTGGTGATCGTCTTCAAGAACGATGTCTACAAGATTGGCAGCTCAACGGGAAGGGCGGGAGAAGAATCCCTAAAAGTCCCAGCCAAATCTCAACCAGTTGCGCCTGCAGTTGTGCAACGCTCGAATTCaatcaaaaccaaatga
- the LOC120446001 gene encoding protein phosphatase 1L isoform X3: MDDELEDKVFYQTYVSHMKILSKFAVGFSSINSPLAYIWKLCRLYVLRPEVIFCGLILFVLLLYLQAVDVWSRSILGRIQATLGRQKAVKMMELSASAGDHQSWEELKQQSSAFAVLGRRPRMEDRFIIEENINNNTGISFFAVFDGHGGEFAADFAKDVLVKNIYNKIIEMSKLLKTEGLSGDYDKSPYLARKQSRKESNKENTEPTAAVMRKDSLRKAHSTTADCSAIKQKTTEASIADIYVVQLNSAMRASGNMGSAKESFLNNNNNAQNGAGNAPPPNYEAKCYIENGRINFGKLITDEIMSADYKLVEQAKRATNIAGTTALIAIVQGSKLIVANVGDSRGVMYDWRGIAIPLSFDHKPQQVRERKRIHDAGGFIAFRGVWRVAGVLATSRALGDYPLKDKNLVIATPDILTFELNDHKPHFLILASDGLWDTFSNEEACTFVQEHLKEPDFGAKSLAMESYKRGSVDNITVLVIVFKNDVYKIGSSTGRAGEESLKVPAKSQPVAPAVVQRSNSIKTK; this comes from the exons ATGGACGACGAACTGGAAGATAAGGTGTTCTATCAGACATACGTATCGCACATGAAAATCCTGTCCAAATTTGCGGTGGGCTTCTCGTCCATCAACTCCCCGCTGGCCTACATATGGAAGCTGTGCCGACTGTATGTCCTGCGGCCGGAGGTCATCTTCTGCGGCTTGATCCTCTTCGTCCTGTTGCTCTATTTGCAAGCGGTAGATGTGTGGAGTCGCAGCATCCTGGGACGCATCCAGGCCACCCTCGGCCGCCAGAAGGCCGTCAAGATGATGGAGCTGTCGGCCAGCGCTGGTGATCACCAGAGCTGGGAGGAGCTGAAGCAGCAGAGCTCCGCTTTCGCGGTCCTGGGAAGAAGGCCTCGCATGGAGGATAG ATTTATTATCGAGGagaacatcaacaacaacactgGAATTTCGTTCTTTGCTGTTTTTGACGGTCATGGCGGCGAGTTTGCCGCTGACTTCGCCAAGGATGTGCTGGTGAAGAACATCTACAACAAGATTATCGAGATGTCCAAGCTGCTGAAGACGGAAGGACTTTCCGGAGATTACGATAAGAGTCCCTATTTGGCGCGCAAGCAGAGTCGCAAGGAATCGAACAAGGAGAACACAGAACCCACGGCAGCGGTCATGCGAAAGGATAGTCTAAGGAAGGCCCATAGCACCACGGCGGATTGCAGCGCTATTAAACAAAAGACAACCGAGGCATCCATTGCCGACATTTACGTAGTGCAATTGAACTCGGCGATGAGGGCCAGTGGGAATATGGGGTCCGCCAAGGAGTCCTTCctcaacaacaataacaatgcaCAGAACGGAGCGGGCAATGCGCCACCTCCAAACTACGAAGCCAAGTGCTACATCGAAAACGGACGTATTAACTTTGGGAAACTGATCACGGACGAGATCATGTCGGCCGACTACAAGCTTGTGGAGCAGGCCAAGAGAGCG ACCAACATTGCGGGAACCACCGCTCTAATAGCAATAGTGCAAGGCTCCAAGCTGATTGTGGCCAATGTGGGTGATTCCCGCGGCGTCATGTACGACTGGCGGGGTATCGCCATACCGCTTTCCTTCGATCACAAGCCGCAGCAGGTGCGAGAACGAAAGAGGATCCACGATGCTGGCGGATTCATCGCCTTTCGAGGCGTTTGGCGCGTGGCCGGCGTGTTGGCCACGTCACGTGCTCTAGGGGACTACCCGCTTAAAGATAAG AATCTGGTGATTGCTACGCCGGACATTTTGACCTTCGAGCTGAATGATCACAA ACCCCACTTTCTGATACTGGCCTCCGATGGCCTTTGGGACACGTTCAGCAACGAGGAGGCCTGCACCTTTGTCCAGGAGCATCTGAAAGAGCCGGACTTTGGCGCCAAATCTCTTGCCATGGAGTCCTATAAACGTGGCTCCGTGGACAACATCACCGTGCTGGTGATCGTCTTCAAGAACGATGTCTACAAGATTGGCAGCTCAACGGGAAGGGCGGGAGAAGAATCCCTAAAAGTCCCAGCCAAATCTCAACCAGTTGCGCCTGCAGTTGTGCAACGCTCGAATTCaatcaaaaccaaatga
- the LOC120446001 gene encoding protein phosphatase 1L isoform X4: MDHRYRRSLRSSAAVDVWSRSILGRIQATLGRQKAVKMMELSASAGDHQSWEELKQQSSAFAVLGRRPRMEDRFIIEENINNNTGISFFAVFDGHGGEFAADFAKDVLVKNIYNKIIEMSKLLKTEGLSGDYDKSPYLARKQSRKESNKENTEPTAAVMRKDSLRKAHSTTADCSAIKQKTTEASIADIYVVQLNSAMRASGNMGSAKESFLNNNNNAQNGAGNAPPPNYEAKCYIENGRINFGKLITDEIMSADYKLVEQAKRATNIAGTTALIAIVQGSKLIVANVGDSRGVMYDWRGIAIPLSFDHKPQQVRERKRIHDAGGFIAFRGVWRVAGVLATSRALGDYPLKDKNLVIATPDILTFELNDHKPHFLILASDGLWDTFSNEEACTFVQEHLKEPDFGAKSLAMESYKRGSVDNITVLVIVFKNDVYKIGSSTGRAGEESLKVPAKSQPVAPAVVQRSNSIKTK; encoded by the exons ATGGATCACCGTTACAGAAGATCGTTAAGGAGCTCAGCAG CGGTAGATGTGTGGAGTCGCAGCATCCTGGGACGCATCCAGGCCACCCTCGGCCGCCAGAAGGCCGTCAAGATGATGGAGCTGTCGGCCAGCGCTGGTGATCACCAGAGCTGGGAGGAGCTGAAGCAGCAGAGCTCCGCTTTCGCGGTCCTGGGAAGAAGGCCTCGCATGGAGGATAG ATTTATTATCGAGGagaacatcaacaacaacactgGAATTTCGTTCTTTGCTGTTTTTGACGGTCATGGCGGCGAGTTTGCCGCTGACTTCGCCAAGGATGTGCTGGTGAAGAACATCTACAACAAGATTATCGAGATGTCCAAGCTGCTGAAGACGGAAGGACTTTCCGGAGATTACGATAAGAGTCCCTATTTGGCGCGCAAGCAGAGTCGCAAGGAATCGAACAAGGAGAACACAGAACCCACGGCAGCGGTCATGCGAAAGGATAGTCTAAGGAAGGCCCATAGCACCACGGCGGATTGCAGCGCTATTAAACAAAAGACAACCGAGGCATCCATTGCCGACATTTACGTAGTGCAATTGAACTCGGCGATGAGGGCCAGTGGGAATATGGGGTCCGCCAAGGAGTCCTTCctcaacaacaataacaatgcaCAGAACGGAGCGGGCAATGCGCCACCTCCAAACTACGAAGCCAAGTGCTACATCGAAAACGGACGTATTAACTTTGGGAAACTGATCACGGACGAGATCATGTCGGCCGACTACAAGCTTGTGGAGCAGGCCAAGAGAGCG ACCAACATTGCGGGAACCACCGCTCTAATAGCAATAGTGCAAGGCTCCAAGCTGATTGTGGCCAATGTGGGTGATTCCCGCGGCGTCATGTACGACTGGCGGGGTATCGCCATACCGCTTTCCTTCGATCACAAGCCGCAGCAGGTGCGAGAACGAAAGAGGATCCACGATGCTGGCGGATTCATCGCCTTTCGAGGCGTTTGGCGCGTGGCCGGCGTGTTGGCCACGTCACGTGCTCTAGGGGACTACCCGCTTAAAGATAAG AATCTGGTGATTGCTACGCCGGACATTTTGACCTTCGAGCTGAATGATCACAA ACCCCACTTTCTGATACTGGCCTCCGATGGCCTTTGGGACACGTTCAGCAACGAGGAGGCCTGCACCTTTGTCCAGGAGCATCTGAAAGAGCCGGACTTTGGCGCCAAATCTCTTGCCATGGAGTCCTATAAACGTGGCTCCGTGGACAACATCACCGTGCTGGTGATCGTCTTCAAGAACGATGTCTACAAGATTGGCAGCTCAACGGGAAGGGCGGGAGAAGAATCCCTAAAAGTCCCAGCCAAATCTCAACCAGTTGCGCCTGCAGTTGTGCAACGCTCGAATTCaatcaaaaccaaatga